One Streptomyces sp. SAI-135 DNA segment encodes these proteins:
- a CDS encoding extracellular solute-binding protein, whose product MSRALRVLLVACLLALVPGCGTDTRDPLVVLGPWTGEEGKAFEAALDKLDDGTGRTYTYEGTRSLRETLVSQLEADDPPDVAVLNSIGELTEYARRDRLKPLDTETAQRAYPPWVPVLIVDNKARPYWVPLKADLKSLVWSKRGAPDGRPTWCVGLASQATSGWPGTDWIEDLVLHQAGPALYDEWARGLLDWRDPAVERAWTTWAKLLGKRSPESVERSLTTSFEGVPGSDGQPRGLLGSPGFACTHEHQSAFIRYVYAGDDVTVEPSARYLDGPAAYRDAFEVAGDMAAVFSDDPDAQQLVERLSSPAGRELWWAEADPAVRPLFPATAGLSPPASATPVEKKIDSLLTSGARILCFDASDVMPPELRDAFHRAVLEFFRDPTQRQLDSLLQQLETVRVQVNRDSGTDPTFRPPQDICE is encoded by the coding sequence ATGAGCCGAGCCCTGCGCGTCCTGCTCGTGGCGTGTCTGCTGGCCCTCGTCCCCGGCTGCGGGACGGACACCCGCGACCCGCTGGTCGTCCTCGGCCCCTGGACCGGCGAGGAGGGCAAGGCCTTCGAAGCCGCCCTCGACAAACTGGACGACGGGACCGGACGGACGTACACCTACGAGGGCACCCGTTCGCTGCGGGAGACGCTCGTCTCACAGCTGGAGGCCGACGACCCGCCGGACGTGGCGGTCCTCAACAGCATCGGCGAACTCACCGAGTACGCCCGCCGGGACCGGCTGAAACCGCTCGACACGGAGACCGCCCAGCGTGCCTACCCGCCCTGGGTGCCGGTACTGATCGTGGACAACAAGGCGCGCCCGTACTGGGTGCCGCTGAAGGCCGACCTCAAGAGCCTGGTGTGGAGCAAGCGGGGCGCGCCCGACGGCAGGCCCACCTGGTGCGTGGGGCTCGCCTCCCAGGCCACCTCCGGCTGGCCCGGCACCGACTGGATCGAGGACCTCGTGCTCCACCAGGCGGGTCCGGCCCTCTACGACGAGTGGGCCCGGGGCCTCCTCGACTGGCGCGACCCGGCCGTCGAACGCGCCTGGACCACCTGGGCGAAGCTGCTCGGCAAGCGCTCCCCGGAGTCGGTCGAACGGTCCCTGACCACGTCGTTCGAGGGCGTGCCGGGAAGCGACGGACAGCCGCGCGGCCTGCTCGGCTCACCCGGATTCGCCTGCACGCACGAACACCAGAGCGCCTTCATCCGATACGTCTACGCGGGCGACGACGTGACGGTGGAACCGTCGGCCCGCTACCTGGACGGACCGGCCGCATACCGGGACGCCTTCGAGGTCGCCGGCGACATGGCCGCCGTCTTCAGCGACGACCCGGACGCCCAGCAACTCGTGGAACGGCTGTCGAGTCCGGCCGGGCGGGAGCTGTGGTGGGCGGAGGCGGATCCCGCGGTACGGCCGCTGTTCCCGGCCACGGCCGGGCTGTCGCCGCCCGCCTCCGCGACGCCGGTCGAGAAGAAGATCGACTCCCTGCTCACCTCCGGCGCCCGCATCCTCTGCTTCGACGCCTCCGACGTGATGCCGCCCGAACTCCGGGACGCCTTCCACCGCGCGGTCCTGGAGTTCTTCCGCGATCCCACCCAGCGGCAACTGGACTCGCTGCTACAGCAGTTGGAGACCGTCCGTGTCCAGGTGAACCGGGATTCCGGCACCGACCCCACGTTCCGGCCACCGCAGGACATCTGCGAGTGA